A single genomic interval of Corvus cornix cornix isolate S_Up_H32 chromosome 1, ASM73873v5, whole genome shotgun sequence harbors:
- the CGGBP1 gene encoding CGG triplet repeat-binding protein 1, which translates to MERFGVKSAPSRNRSKTALYVTPQDRVTEFGSELHEDGGKLFCTSCNVVLNHVRKSAINDHLKSKTHTKRKAEFEEQNVRKKQRTLTASLQCNSTAQTEKSSVIQDFVKMCLEANIPLEKADHPSVRAFLSRYVKNGSSIPKSEQLRKAYLPDGYDNENQLINTEDR; encoded by the coding sequence ATGGAGCGCTTTGGGGTGAAGTCGGCTCCGTCGCGGAACCGCTCCAAGACTGCTCTGTACGTGACGCCCCAGGACCGCGTGACGGAGTTCGGCAGCGAGCTGCACGAGGACGGGGGGAAGCTCTTCTGCACCTCCTGCAACGTGGTGCTGAACCACGTCCGCAAATCCGCCATCAACGACCACCTCAAGTCCAAAACACACACCAAGAGGAAGGCGGAGTTTGAGGAGCAGAACGTCAGGAAGAAGCAAAGGACTCTGACTGCCTCCCTCCAGTGCAACAGCACTGCCcagacagagaaaagcagcGTGATCCAGGACTTTGTGAAAATGTGCCTGGAAGCCAATATCCCCCTGGAGAAGGCTGATCACCCCTCTGTGCGAGCCTTCCTGTCCCGCTACGTTAAGAACGGCAGCTCCATACCCAAGTcggagcagctgaggaaagcATATCTGCCTGATGGCTATGACAATGAGAACCAGCTCATCAACACTGAAGACCGTTGA
- the ZNF654 gene encoding zinc finger protein 654 — MAEDESDQESERLSEELEALAAPGLPAGLPALLRSQYYCRRFCQVVEDYAGRWQVPLPQLQVLQTALCCFTSACVSFPAECEHVQYVLSSLALSFFELLLFFGKDEFYEDPLKDILGSIQECQNLLNKYRNLNLELVTRIIRDGGPWEDPVLQAILKAKPVSQELVNKYLSSENPLFFELRARYLIACERIPEAMALIKSCINHPDISKDLYFHQALFTCLYMSPLEDQLFQEHLLRTDCKSGIEIICNTEKEGKTTLALQLCESFLVPQLQNGDMYCIWDLIFIWSKLQLKSNPSKQVFVDQCYQLLRIATNVRVIFPFMKVIKDEVGEDGLQICVEICGCALQLDLREDPNMKSLIYKAIAHFLPNDLEILRICALSIFFLERTLESYYTVEHLYKCADEEYNECTSSVQNRVRFELLPILKKGLFFDPEFWNFLMIKQNCLALLGDKALDGLSESTLENSPANTEKTAECRALGEERGCLTDVSNGELDPGNCSGARSKGSAKKNHQALEASKTLDQTEPRHRCVICNKEFLGDHIVKHAQAHQKKGSFSCVLCTRKFRQKGLMLKHLRNHVRKIERQHLAAALEAGQEAPALHEVQCSSVSVSLENGNSEGSKDTEPEAAVAPSSDQVQEEAENAEQVFDAVENHLSDQDDATENSSDSCFNNVPDALSTESLPEDDESSSKESPILHKVNGVFCPQKDIDALDEEGTFKCPANGCARVFKKIRFLNKHARKTHPTDLKVQQHIMKWNKGKCRFCQRKFADSQHFIDHLKRHVYPNVYFCLHFNCNQRFKLSTELAEHTKSHSVFKAQCNFSDCCELFEELPLLYEHEAQHYLNKTPECSEDASEKDSSDDPSELCSYQDEDESVNEKETVDLPIPTWKSRKDSAEPKTYIQSVEKKANNVIHNGNESSSESSAPVLSLIDQKTPVLQPNPENCNVVSDQLVNGHSDLDQTSSKASQIPLDRVADETRTENGSVLPVLQNCHDAPQNNAPAASQVPSKPNQTTETTSYGVILTKPYVRPLPPSYLDERYISMPKRRKILADEVDACSEQDKICSKSTERFRCGNCLTIYCNSEALEAHLAQKKCQTLFGFDSDDESA, encoded by the exons aTGGCGGAAGACGAGAGCGACCAGGAGTCGGAGCGGCTCAGCGAGGAGCTGGAGGCGCTGGCGGCGCCAGGGCTTCCGGCCGGGCTGCCCGCTCTTCTCCGCAGCCAGTACTACTGCCGCCGCTTCTGCCAG GTTGTTGAAGACTATGCTGGAAGGTGGCAGGTCCCTTTGCctcagctccaggtgctgcagacGGCGCTGTGCTGTTTCACGTCTGCCTGTGTGTCATTCCCAGCTGAATGTGAGCACGTACAATATGTACTGAGTAGCCTTGCTTT GAGTTTTTTTGAATTGCTGCTGTTCTTTGGAAAGGATGAGTTCTATGAAGATCCTTTGAAAGATATTTTAGGTTCAATCCAG GAATGTCAGAACCttctaaataaatacagaaatctgAACCTGGAACTAGTGACTCGAATCATTCGAGATGGTGGACCATGGGAGGATCCAGTATTACAAGCAATTCTTAAAGCAAAGCCTGTGTCACAGGAATTAG ttAACAAATATTTAAGCTCTGAAAATCCACTGTTCTTTGAACTCCGTGCCAGATACCTTATTGCCTGTGAACGCATCCCTGAGGCAATGGCTCTTATCAAATCTTGCATAAATCATCCAGATATCAGTAAAGATCTGTATTTCCATCAAGCTCTTTTCACCTGTCTTTATATGTCACCATTAGAAGATCAGCTATTCCAGGAG CACTTGTTGAGGACTGATTGCAAGAGTGGAATTGAGATCATCtgcaacactgaaaaagaagggaagactACCTTAGCCTTACAGCTTTGTGAATCCTTCCTAGTCCCACAGCTCCAAAATGGGGACATGTATTGTATATG GGACCTGATCTTCATTTGGAGTAAACTGCAGCTCAAATCTAACCCATCAAAACAAGTATTTGTGGACCAGTGCTACCAGCTTCTAAGAATTGCTACAAATGTCAGAGTAATTTTCCCTTTCATGAAAGTCATTAAGGATGAA gTTGGCGAGGATGGCCTTCAGATCTGTGTTGAGATATGTGGATGTGCCCTACAGCTGGACCTCCGTGAAGATCCCAACATGAAAAGTCTTATTTATAAAGCAATCGCTCATTTTCTGCCAAATGACTTGGAGATCCTCAGAATTTGtgctctctccatctttttcctGGAGCGCACCTTGGAATCGTACTACACTGTTGAACATTTGTATAAATGTGCAGATGAAGAATACAATGAGTGCACTAGTTCTGTTCAAAACCGTGTGCGGTTTGAGCTGCTTCCCATCTTGAAGAAAGGATTGTTTTTCGATCCTGAGTTCTGGAATTTCTTGATGATCAAGCAGAATTGTTTAGCGTTGTTGGGCGATAAAGCCTTGGATGGCTTGAGTGAAAGTACACTGGAAAACTCTCCTGCAAACACCGAGAAAACAGCAGAGTGCAGGGCTCTGGGTGAGGAACGTGGCTGTCTAACAGATGTCAGCAATGGGGAGCTCGACCCTGGAAACTGCTCCGGAGCCCGGTCCAAAGGGAGTGCCAAAAAGAACCACCAGGCTCTTGAGGCATCCAAAACGTTGGATCAGACTGAACCAAGGCACCGCTGTGTGATCTGCAACAAGGAGTTCCTTGGGGATCACATAGTGAAACACGCACAAGCTCACCAAAAAAAGGGCAGCTTCTCCTGTGTGCTTTGCACCAGGAAGTTCAGGCAGAAAGGACTCATGCTGAAGCACTTAAGGAATCATGTCAGGAAGATAGAAAGGCAACATCTTGCTGCAGCTCTTGAGGCTGGTCAGGAGGCTCCTGCGCTTCACGAAGTGCAATGTTCTAGTGTTTCTGTGTCTCTTGAAAATGGGAATTCTGAGGGTTCCAAAGATACTGAACCAGAGGCTGCAGTAGCCCCAAGTTCTGACCAGGTCCAAGAGGAGGCTGAGAATGCAGAACAGGTTTTTGATGCAGTGGAAAACCATCTAAGTGACCAGGATGATGCTACTGAAAACAGTAGTGATAGCTGTTTTAATAATGTTCCTGATGCTTTAAGTACAGAGAGTTTGCCTGAGGACGATGAGAGCTCCAGCAAAGAGTCACCCATTCTGCATAAAGTGAATGGAGTGTTTTGCCCTCAAAAAGACATTGATGCCTTGGACGAGGAAGGAACATTTAAGTGCCCTGCGAATGGTTGTGCTagagtgtttaaaaaaataagattccTCAACAAACATGCCAGAAAAACTCATCCAACTGATCTGAAGGTGCAGCAGCATATAATGAAATGGAATAAAGGAAAATGCCGCTTCTGCCAGAGGAAATTCGCTGATTCCCAGCATTTTATAGACCACCTGAAGAGACATGTGTATCCAAATGTTTACTTTTGTTTACACTTTAATTGTAATCAGAGATTTAAGCTGTCGACTGAGCTTGCAGAACATACAAAAAGTCACAGTGTGTTTAAAGCTCAGTGCAATTTCTCAGACTGCTGTGAGCTATTTGAGGAGCTCCCTTTGCTGTATGAACACGAGGCTCagcattatttaaataaaaccccagaaTGTTCAGAAGATGCAAGTGAAAAAGATTCTTCAGATGATCCTTCAGAACTTTGTAGTTACCAAGATGAAGATGAATCCgttaatgaaaaagaaactgtagATTTACCAATTCCAACCTGGAAGTCAAGGAAGGATTCTGCAGAACCAAAGACATATATTCAAAGCgtggagaagaaagcaaataatgtAATTCACAATGGAAATGAAAGTTCATCTGAGAGTAGTGCTCCAGTTTTAAGTTTGATAGACCAAAAGACACCTGTGTTGCAGCCAAATCCTGAAAACTGTAATGTTGTTAGTGACCAACTGGTCAATGGGCACAGTGACCTAGATCAGACATCATCCAAGGCATCCCAGATACCTTTGGACAGAGTAGCAGATGAAACAAGGACAGAAAATGGGTCAGTGTTACCAGTTTTACAGAATTGTCACGATGCACCACAAAATAatgctcctgctgcctcacaAGTACCTTCTAAACCAAATCAGACAACAGAGACTACTTCATATGGTGTCATCTTAACAAAACCCTACGTCAGACCATTGCCTCCAAGTTACCTTGATGAACGTTACATTAGCATGCCAAAACGGAGAAAAATTTTGGCTGATGAAGTAGATGCTTGTTCTGAACAAGATAAAATTTGTAGCAAATCAACAGAAAGATTTAGATGTGGCAACTGCTTGACCATCTACTGTAATTCAGAAGCACTTGAGGCTCACCTTGCACAAAAGAAGTGTCAGACGCTCTTTGGATTCGATTCAGATGATGAAA GTGCCTGA